Proteins from a genomic interval of Ramlibacter algicola:
- a CDS encoding YgfZ/GcvT domain-containing protein produces the protein MPPALDGTSALPHLGVIRAQGDEARKFLQGQLTNDFGLLGPSDARLAAFCSAKGRMLATFVGFEREPGDVLLVTPRDTLAATLKRLSMFVLRAKVKLTDASDQFALHGLAGSAADAATSGLPAWGKRREGDADLVRLYPAEGQARALRVAPVGDALTETLALSTWLWGEVRSGIAQVTTPIVDAFVPQMLNYESVGGVNFKKGCYPGQEVVARSQFRGTLKRRAFIVHADAELQAGQEVFDAVDPSQPCGLVAEAAPAPGGGFDAIVSLQLAAADHGTLRAGAADGASLQLLPLPYPLLADV, from the coding sequence ATGCCCCCCGCTCTCGACGGCACCAGTGCCCTGCCCCACCTGGGCGTGATCCGCGCCCAGGGCGACGAGGCCCGCAAGTTCCTGCAGGGCCAGCTCACCAACGATTTCGGCCTCCTCGGCCCGTCCGACGCCCGCCTGGCCGCGTTCTGCTCGGCCAAGGGCCGCATGCTCGCGACCTTCGTCGGCTTCGAGCGCGAGCCCGGCGACGTGCTGCTGGTCACGCCGCGCGACACGCTGGCGGCGACGCTCAAGCGCCTGTCGATGTTCGTGCTGCGCGCCAAGGTGAAGCTCACCGACGCCTCGGACCAGTTCGCACTGCACGGCCTGGCCGGATCGGCGGCCGACGCCGCGACCTCCGGGTTGCCGGCCTGGGGCAAGCGCCGCGAAGGCGACGCCGACCTCGTTCGCCTGTATCCGGCCGAGGGGCAGGCGCGCGCCCTGCGCGTGGCGCCCGTGGGTGACGCCCTCACGGAAACGCTCGCCCTGTCCACCTGGCTCTGGGGCGAGGTGCGCAGCGGCATCGCGCAGGTCACGACGCCGATCGTCGACGCCTTCGTGCCGCAGATGCTGAACTACGAGTCGGTCGGCGGCGTGAACTTCAAGAAGGGCTGCTATCCCGGCCAGGAGGTCGTCGCGCGCAGCCAGTTCCGCGGCACGCTCAAGCGCCGCGCCTTCATCGTCCACGCGGACGCGGAGCTGCAGGCCGGCCAGGAAGTGTTCGACGCCGTGGATCCGTCGCAGCCTTGCGGCCTCGTCGCGGAAGCAGCGCCCGCGCCTGGCGGTGGCTTCGATGCCATCGTGTCGCTGCAACTCGCAGCGGCCGATCACGGCACGCTGCGCGCGGGTGCGGCCGACGGCGCGTCGCTGCAGCTGCTGCCCCTGCCCTACCCGCTGCTGGCCGACGTCTGA
- a CDS encoding YbgC/FadM family acyl-CoA thioesterase, protein MTRNEFRFFHRLRVRWAEVDMQKIVFNAHYLMYFDTAVADYWRALALPYEEAMHQLGGDLYVKKATIEFNASARMDDQLDIGLKCARIGNSSMQFVGAIFRGDQLLITCELVYVFADPATQTSRPVPAALREILTGYEAGEAITTVRTGSWDELGQHASGIRTRVFVEEQRIPADLEWDEDDKTCVHAVVFNRLGQPLATGRLLQPKPGVAQIGRMAVQQVLRGAGLGEQVLRALAAAAHARGDREVVLHAQTSAEGFYRRLGFRSHGDVYEEAGIPHVDMAAALPLAGR, encoded by the coding sequence ATGACCCGCAACGAATTCCGCTTCTTCCATCGCCTGCGCGTGCGCTGGGCCGAGGTGGACATGCAGAAGATCGTCTTCAACGCGCACTACCTGATGTACTTCGACACGGCGGTGGCGGATTACTGGCGCGCGCTGGCCTTGCCGTACGAGGAGGCGATGCACCAGCTGGGCGGCGACCTCTACGTGAAGAAGGCGACGATCGAGTTCAACGCCTCGGCGCGGATGGACGACCAGCTGGACATCGGCCTGAAGTGCGCGCGCATCGGCAATTCGTCGATGCAGTTCGTCGGGGCGATCTTCCGCGGCGACCAGCTGCTGATCACGTGCGAGCTGGTTTACGTGTTTGCCGATCCGGCGACGCAGACGTCGCGCCCCGTCCCCGCCGCGCTGCGCGAGATCCTCACCGGCTACGAAGCAGGGGAGGCGATCACCACCGTGCGCACCGGCAGCTGGGACGAGCTGGGCCAGCATGCGTCTGGCATCCGCACGCGTGTCTTCGTCGAGGAACAGCGCATTCCGGCCGACCTCGAGTGGGACGAGGACGACAAGACCTGCGTGCACGCGGTCGTCTTCAACCGCCTGGGCCAGCCGCTGGCCACCGGCCGCCTGCTGCAACCCAAGCCGGGCGTCGCGCAGATCGGCCGCATGGCGGTGCAGCAGGTGCTGCGCGGCGCGGGCCTGGGCGAGCAGGTGCTGCGCGCGTTGGCCGCGGCCGCGCACGCCCGCGGTGATCGCGAAGTCGTGCTGCACGCGCAGACCAGCGCCGAAGGCTTCTACAGGCGGCTGGGCTTCCGCAGCCACGGCGACGTGTACGAGGAAGCCGGCATCCCGCACGTCGACATGGCGGCCGCGCTGCCGCTGGCCGGCCGCTGA
- a CDS encoding O-antigen ligase family protein, whose amino-acid sequence MARRQRGTSQARGATPAPSPAGHPAARSGDVAGGAAALLALVLVLAPGLGVPNEYLLQDTFKSMLVAFGALGAALVFFWARRDTRELRWHAALWLPLLLMAHALGSMAWSHPYLAGVEAIRWFLFTLMAWLALQLFTRERLPWLAWGAHAGALLASVWAASQFWLDASPFPQGPNPASTFINRNFFAEFAVMTVPLSMLLLARARQSATVALLAFSNAFVVVALMMTGTRSALVALWLLLLVVLPLAAWRSRAALPAAQWPMPVRWIAAVIAVGTVLGLGSIPSGNAKILGEERGRTAIERALTRTASISPDDRSLGLRRVMWAATGRMIQDHPLTGVGAGAWEVHVPPYLPEGEQIETDYYVHNEVLQLLSEDGLVGALFLAGLIAWLLRAAWRTWQASKGEDVEEASWRAVLLASLLALLLVCNAGFPWRLASTGALFALLVGALAASDDRLGLRGRAAAATLPWRRERSGAVLAGTAACLALATYISAQAVACEGRIVRAAQIALQITHSGRPNDPRWAPAKQQMLQLTREAVAINPHYRKITPMVADELARWGDWKDATWIWESVLSSRPEIPAILANAARGHAVQGEWDQAQQLLDRAKRLAPEAPSVLSLEVIVLSRTGHEAEALDVARRALAKGRYDVDLLNAAFLLGWRAGDLPFAEAAILKRVEEFPAMRVQALVDLGGFYAGAMHDDRRALLAWSEALRLAGPQQRDAVLARVPAGYRDRL is encoded by the coding sequence GTGGCGCGCCGGCAGCGCGGCACCTCGCAAGCGCGGGGCGCGACCCCCGCTCCTTCGCCTGCAGGCCATCCAGCGGCGCGCTCCGGCGACGTCGCGGGTGGGGCCGCCGCCCTGCTGGCCCTCGTCCTGGTCCTCGCTCCGGGCCTGGGCGTGCCCAACGAGTACCTGCTGCAGGACACCTTCAAGTCCATGCTGGTGGCGTTCGGCGCGCTCGGCGCGGCGCTCGTGTTCTTCTGGGCGCGCCGCGACACGCGCGAGCTGCGCTGGCATGCGGCGCTATGGCTGCCGTTGCTGCTGATGGCGCACGCGCTGGGCAGCATGGCGTGGTCGCACCCGTACCTGGCCGGCGTCGAGGCGATCCGCTGGTTCCTGTTCACGCTGATGGCTTGGCTTGCGCTGCAGCTGTTCACGCGCGAGCGGCTGCCGTGGCTCGCTTGGGGCGCCCATGCAGGGGCGCTGCTCGCGTCCGTGTGGGCCGCCTCGCAGTTCTGGCTCGACGCGAGCCCGTTCCCGCAGGGGCCGAACCCGGCTTCGACCTTCATCAACCGCAACTTCTTCGCCGAGTTCGCGGTGATGACGGTGCCGCTGTCGATGCTGCTGCTGGCGCGCGCCCGGCAGAGCGCCACGGTGGCGCTGCTGGCGTTCAGCAACGCCTTCGTCGTCGTGGCGCTGATGATGACGGGCACGCGCTCGGCGCTCGTCGCGCTGTGGCTCCTGCTGCTCGTCGTGCTGCCGCTGGCGGCGTGGCGCTCGCGCGCTGCGTTGCCCGCCGCGCAGTGGCCGATGCCGGTCCGCTGGATCGCTGCCGTGATCGCCGTTGGCACTGTCCTCGGCCTGGGCTCGATCCCCTCGGGCAACGCGAAGATCCTCGGCGAGGAGCGCGGCCGCACGGCGATCGAGCGCGCCTTGACGCGCACCGCGTCGATCTCGCCGGACGATCGCTCGCTCGGACTGCGGCGGGTGATGTGGGCCGCGACCGGCCGGATGATCCAGGACCACCCGCTCACCGGCGTCGGCGCCGGCGCGTGGGAAGTGCACGTGCCGCCCTACCTGCCCGAGGGCGAGCAGATCGAGACCGACTACTACGTGCACAACGAGGTGCTGCAGCTCCTGTCCGAAGACGGACTGGTTGGCGCGCTGTTCCTCGCCGGCCTCATCGCGTGGCTGCTGCGGGCTGCGTGGCGGACCTGGCAGGCATCGAAGGGCGAGGACGTCGAGGAAGCCAGCTGGCGTGCCGTGCTGCTCGCCTCGCTGCTCGCGCTGCTGCTCGTGTGCAACGCCGGCTTTCCCTGGCGCCTCGCGTCGACGGGCGCGCTGTTCGCGTTGCTGGTCGGCGCGCTCGCCGCGTCGGACGATCGCCTGGGCCTGCGCGGCCGCGCGGCGGCGGCCACGCTGCCCTGGCGTCGCGAACGGAGCGGCGCGGTGCTCGCAGGCACCGCGGCCTGCCTGGCGCTGGCGACCTACATCTCCGCGCAGGCGGTGGCGTGCGAAGGCCGCATCGTGCGCGCGGCGCAGATCGCGCTGCAGATCACGCACTCGGGCCGGCCGAACGACCCGCGCTGGGCGCCGGCCAAGCAGCAGATGCTGCAGCTCACGCGCGAGGCGGTGGCGATCAACCCGCATTACCGCAAGATCACGCCCATGGTCGCCGACGAACTGGCGCGCTGGGGCGACTGGAAGGACGCGACCTGGATCTGGGAATCGGTGCTGTCGTCGCGGCCCGAGATCCCGGCCATCCTGGCGAATGCCGCGCGCGGTCACGCCGTGCAGGGCGAATGGGACCAGGCGCAGCAACTGCTCGACCGCGCCAAGCGGCTCGCGCCCGAGGCACCGTCGGTGTTGTCGCTCGAAGTGATCGTGCTGTCCCGCACCGGCCACGAAGCCGAAGCGCTGGACGTGGCGCGCCGCGCGCTCGCCAAGGGACGCTACGACGTCGACCTGCTCAACGCCGCGTTCCTGCTCGGCTGGCGTGCCGGCGACCTGCCGTTCGCCGAAGCCGCGATCCTCAAGCGGGTCGAGGAATTCCCCGCGATGCGCGTGCAGGCCCTGGTGGACCTGGGCGGCTTCTACGCCGGCGCGATGCACGACGATCGCCGTGCGTTGCTGGCGTGGAGCGAAGCGCTGCGCCTGGCCGGTCCGCAGCAGCGCGACGCCGTGCTGGCCCGCGTGCCGGCCGGCTACCGCGACCGGCTCTGA
- the mltG gene encoding endolytic transglycosylase MltG: MRRLFLTVVLLAVLAAGAVAWWMHQPLPLAAQTVEVDIEPGTLPRGVAQAVVNAGVRANPDLLYWYFRLSGQARQIKAGSYEIETGVTPRRLLAKLARGEESLRALTLVEGWNIRQVRAALAKEDALRHDTAAMDDAALMAQLGRPGVHPEGRFFPDTYTYSKNSSDIALLRRAMRAMDRRLQAAWEQRTPEAAVRTPEDALILASIVEKETGKGADRPLVSAVFNNRLRQNIPLQTDPTVIYGMGATFNGNLRKVDLQTDTPWNTYTRSGLPPTPIAMPGKASLLAAVQPADSKALYFVARGDGSSHFSETLDEHNRAVNKYQRGR; this comes from the coding sequence TTGCGGCGCTTATTCCTGACGGTGGTTCTGCTGGCGGTGCTCGCCGCCGGCGCGGTGGCGTGGTGGATGCACCAGCCGTTGCCGCTTGCGGCGCAGACGGTCGAAGTCGACATCGAGCCCGGGACGCTGCCACGCGGCGTCGCGCAGGCGGTGGTGAACGCCGGCGTGCGCGCGAATCCCGACCTGCTGTACTGGTACTTCCGGCTGTCCGGCCAGGCCCGCCAGATCAAGGCCGGCAGCTACGAGATCGAAACCGGCGTGACGCCGCGGCGCCTGCTGGCGAAGCTGGCCCGCGGCGAGGAATCCCTGCGCGCCCTGACGCTGGTCGAAGGCTGGAACATCCGCCAGGTGCGCGCCGCACTGGCCAAGGAAGACGCCCTTCGGCATGACACGGCCGCGATGGACGATGCCGCGCTGATGGCGCAGCTGGGCCGCCCCGGCGTGCATCCGGAGGGGCGCTTCTTTCCGGACACCTACACGTACTCCAAGAACAGCAGCGACATCGCGCTGCTGCGACGCGCGATGCGCGCCATGGACAGGCGCCTGCAGGCGGCCTGGGAGCAGCGCACGCCCGAGGCGGCGGTGCGCACGCCGGAGGACGCGCTGATCCTGGCCAGCATCGTCGAGAAGGAAACCGGGAAGGGCGCCGACCGGCCGCTGGTGTCGGCGGTGTTCAACAACCGCCTGCGCCAGAACATCCCGCTGCAGACCGACCCAACCGTCATCTACGGCATGGGCGCCACCTTCAACGGCAACCTGCGCAAGGTCGACCTGCAGACCGACACGCCCTGGAACACCTACACACGCTCCGGCCTGCCGCCGACGCCGATCGCGATGCCTGGCAAGGCGTCGCTGCTGGCCGCCGTGCAGCCGGCCGACAGCAAGGCGCTGTACTTCGTCGCGCGCGGTGACGGCAGCAGCCACTTCAGCGAGACGCTGGACGAACACAATCGCGCCGTGAACAAGTACCAGAGGGGCCGGTGA